A region from the Pseudomonas cucumis genome encodes:
- a CDS encoding pyrroloquinoline quinone biosynthesis protein PqqE, whose protein sequence is MEISGNTAFYAGLSTIQTGQNRVDQASGQIANNTIERSVTSQSSEIQVDRLRSVDRSQQSDLASNMVEMSHGKFQVELGVKVAKASDEMLGTLIDTFA, encoded by the coding sequence ATGGAAATCTCAGGAAACACCGCTTTTTATGCCGGTCTGAGCACTATTCAGACAGGGCAGAACCGTGTCGATCAGGCTTCGGGGCAGATCGCCAACAACACCATCGAGCGTTCGGTCACCAGTCAATCCTCCGAGATTCAGGTCGATCGCTTGCGCTCGGTAGACCGCAGCCAGCAATCGGACTTGGCCAGCAATATGGTCGAGATGTCTCACGGCAAGTTCCAGGTGGAACTGGGCGTCAAAGTCGCCAAGGCATCCGATGAAATGCTTGGGACGCTGATCGATACTTTTGCATGA
- the bioD gene encoding dethiobiotin synthase gives MSAAYFITGTDTDVGKTTVAAGLLHAARLAGLSTAAGKPVASGCELTPMGLRNADALALFAECSIPLTYDQVNPVAFEPAIAPHLAAREAGVALTVQSLLTPMRQILDMQADFTLIEGAGGWRVPLADQDNLSDLAMALGLPVILVVGVRLGCINHALLTAEAIARDGLQLAGWVANIIDPKTSRLEENLATLAERIPAPCLGRVPKLKSVTADAVAAHLQLDLLD, from the coding sequence ATGAGCGCAGCCTATTTCATCACCGGTACTGACACCGATGTCGGCAAGACCACCGTCGCCGCAGGTTTGCTGCATGCCGCGCGATTGGCGGGCTTGAGCACGGCAGCGGGCAAACCGGTGGCCTCCGGTTGCGAGCTGACGCCCATGGGATTGCGCAACGCCGATGCGCTGGCACTGTTTGCCGAGTGTTCGATACCGTTGACCTACGATCAGGTCAATCCGGTCGCGTTCGAACCGGCGATTGCACCGCATCTGGCGGCGCGGGAGGCTGGCGTGGCGTTGACCGTGCAATCCCTGTTGACACCGATGCGGCAGATTCTCGATATGCAGGCCGATTTCACCTTGATCGAAGGCGCTGGCGGCTGGCGAGTGCCGTTGGCGGATCAGGACAATCTGTCGGACCTGGCGATGGCGCTGGGGCTGCCGGTGATCCTGGTGGTCGGTGTGCGGCTGGGTTGCATCAATCATGCACTGCTGACAGCCGAAGCGATCGCACGGGATGGTTTGCAGTTGGCAGGGTGGGTGGCCAATATCATCGATCCGAAGACCTCGCGCCTGGAAGAGAACCTTGCGACGCTGGCCGAACGGATTCCCGCTCCATGCCTGGGGCGGGTGCCGAAACTCAAGTCAGTGACAGCCGACGCGGTGGCCGCGCATCTGCAGCTGGATTTGCTGGACTGA
- the bioC gene encoding malonyl-ACP O-methyltransferase BioC encodes MTDLSLPNLPGGLPDKRQVAASFSRAAASYDSVAELQRDVGSELLRRLPEDFVPARWLDMGCGTGYFSRALAEKFPASAGVALDIAEGMLNHARPLGGATHFIAGDAERLPLQDSTCDLVFSSLAVQWCADFASVLNEAYRVLKPGGIFAFASLCVGTLYELRDSWRQVDGMVHVNRFREFGVYQQLCAGSGLKVISLETHPHVLHYPDVRSLTHELKALGAHNLNPGRPGGLTGRARILGLIEAYEQFRQAQGLPATYQVVYAVVEKPL; translated from the coding sequence ATGACTGATTTATCCCTTCCCAACCTGCCTGGCGGCTTGCCCGACAAACGCCAGGTGGCGGCGTCCTTTTCCCGTGCGGCGGCGAGCTACGACAGCGTGGCCGAATTACAGCGCGACGTGGGCAGCGAGTTGTTGCGTCGGTTGCCGGAGGATTTTGTCCCTGCTCGTTGGCTGGATATGGGCTGCGGCACAGGGTATTTCAGCCGAGCCTTGGCGGAGAAGTTTCCTGCGAGCGCTGGCGTGGCGTTGGACATCGCAGAAGGCATGCTCAATCACGCCCGTCCCTTGGGCGGCGCGACTCATTTCATCGCGGGCGATGCGGAGCGCTTGCCGTTGCAGGACTCGACCTGCGACCTGGTCTTCTCCAGCCTGGCGGTGCAATGGTGTGCGGATTTCGCCTCGGTGCTCAATGAAGCGTATCGGGTACTGAAACCGGGCGGAATTTTCGCGTTTGCTAGTCTATGTGTAGGCACTCTGTACGAATTGCGCGATAGCTGGCGTCAGGTGGATGGCATGGTGCACGTCAACCGCTTCCGCGAGTTCGGTGTTTACCAGCAGCTTTGCGCGGGAAGTGGCTTGAAGGTCATCAGCCTTGAAACACATCCACATGTGTTGCATTACCCCGATGTCCGCAGCCTGACCCATGAGCTCAAGGCACTTGGGGCGCACAACCTGAACCCCGGTCGGCCGGGCGGTTTGACCGGCAGGGCGCGGATCCTTGGCCTGATCGAGGCTTACGAGCAGTTTCGTCAGGCACAGGGATTGCCGGCGACTTATCAAGTGGTTTACGCCGTGGTGGAGAAACCCTTATGA
- a CDS encoding alpha/beta fold hydrolase → MRDRLILLPGWGLGISPLEPLAAALQGLDEHLRVEIEPFPELESSDLEEWLDELDSTLPQDAWLGGWSLGGMLASELAARRGDRCCGLVTLASNPSFVAHEQWSSAMPGETFDAFLAGCKADSRMTLKRFSLLCAQGAEDPRGISRLLLAGAPHTSSPVLMSGLELLAQLDTRQALQAFRGPQLHLFAGLDGLVPAEAAGDLLALLPDVEIGLIEQASHAFLLEDPHGVAGAIQAFLHEFGDD, encoded by the coding sequence ATGCGTGATCGTCTGATTCTGCTGCCGGGTTGGGGTCTCGGGATTTCGCCGCTGGAACCCTTGGCGGCGGCCTTGCAGGGTTTGGATGAGCACCTGCGCGTCGAGATCGAGCCGTTTCCGGAACTGGAATCGAGCGACCTTGAAGAATGGCTCGATGAGTTGGACTCGACGTTGCCACAGGATGCCTGGCTCGGTGGCTGGTCATTGGGCGGCATGCTGGCGTCCGAATTGGCGGCGCGACGGGGTGACCGCTGTTGCGGCTTGGTGACGCTGGCGAGTAACCCTTCTTTTGTCGCCCATGAACAATGGTCGAGCGCGATGCCCGGCGAGACCTTCGATGCGTTTCTGGCCGGCTGCAAAGCTGACTCGCGCATGACGTTGAAACGTTTTTCGCTGCTGTGCGCCCAAGGTGCCGAAGACCCGCGCGGGATATCGCGGCTGTTGCTCGCGGGTGCACCGCATACGTCTTCACCGGTGCTGATGAGCGGCCTGGAGTTGCTCGCTCAGCTGGATACCCGGCAAGCGTTGCAAGCGTTTCGCGGCCCGCAACTGCACTTGTTCGCCGGTCTCGACGGGCTAGTCCCGGCCGAAGCTGCCGGGGACTTGCTGGCACTGCTACCAGACGTCGAAATCGGTCTGATTGAACAGGCCAGTCACGCGTTTCTTCTGGAAGACCCCCACGGTGTGGCGGGGGCGATTCAGGCCTTTTTGCATGAGTTCGGTGATGACTGA
- the bioF gene encoding 8-amino-7-oxononanoate synthase, with amino-acid sequence MSFDLSARLAARRAENLYRQRPLLESPQGPEVVVDGQPLLAFCNNDYLGLANHPQVIEAWRAGASRWGVGGGASHLVIGHSGPHHALEEALAEFTGRPRALLFTTGYMANLGAVTALVGQGDTVLEDRLNHASLLDAGLLSGARFNRYLHNDAASLAKRLEKATGNTLVVTDGVFSMDGDIADLPALAREAKAKGAWLMVDDAHGFGPLGANGGGIVEHFGLSQEDVPVLVGTLGKAFGTAGAFVAGSEELIESLIQFARPYIYTTSQPPALACATLKSLELLRSEHWRREHLNTLIRQFRQGAEQIGLELMDSFTPIQPIMIGDAGRAVRLSQMLRERGLMVTAIRPPTVPAGSARLRVTLTAAHSEAQVQLLLNGLADCFQQLGPEPSHA; translated from the coding sequence ATGTCTTTCGATCTCAGCGCGCGCCTTGCTGCCCGTCGTGCCGAAAACCTTTACCGTCAGCGCCCGCTGCTCGAGAGCCCTCAGGGCCCGGAAGTGGTGGTCGATGGTCAGCCATTGCTGGCGTTCTGTAACAACGATTACCTGGGCCTGGCCAATCACCCACAAGTGATCGAAGCCTGGCGCGCAGGGGCGTCGCGTTGGGGCGTGGGTGGTGGCGCTTCGCATTTGGTGATCGGCCACAGCGGCCCTCATCACGCACTGGAAGAAGCCCTCGCCGAGTTCACCGGGCGCCCGCGAGCATTGCTATTCACCACCGGTTACATGGCCAACCTCGGCGCGGTCACCGCATTGGTCGGGCAGGGTGATACGGTGCTGGAAGACCGGCTCAATCACGCGTCGCTGCTGGATGCCGGGTTGCTGTCCGGCGCGCGTTTCAATCGCTATCTGCATAACGATGCGGCCAGTCTGGCCAAGCGCCTTGAGAAGGCCACCGGCAATACGCTGGTAGTCACCGATGGCGTGTTCAGCATGGACGGTGACATCGCCGACCTGCCGGCGCTGGCGCGGGAAGCCAAGGCCAAAGGTGCCTGGCTGATGGTCGATGACGCTCACGGTTTTGGTCCGCTGGGGGCCAATGGCGGCGGGATCGTCGAGCATTTCGGTCTGAGTCAGGAAGACGTGCCAGTGTTGGTCGGCACCCTCGGCAAGGCGTTCGGTACGGCCGGTGCTTTTGTGGCTGGCAGTGAAGAGCTGATCGAAAGCCTGATCCAGTTCGCTCGCCCTTACATCTACACCACCAGCCAACCGCCGGCGCTGGCCTGTGCGACGCTGAAAAGCCTTGAGCTGTTGCGTAGCGAACACTGGCGACGCGAGCATCTGAATACGCTGATTCGCCAGTTCCGCCAAGGCGCCGAACAGATTGGCCTGGAGCTGATGGACAGCTTCACGCCGATCCAGCCGATCATGATTGGCGATGCCGGACGCGCGGTCCGGCTGTCGCAAATGCTGCGCGAGCGCGGTCTGATGGTGACGGCAATCCGTCCACCGACTGTGCCCGCAGGCAGCGCACGCTTGCGCGTCACCCTGACCGCCGCTCACAGCGAGGCGCAGGTACAGCTATTGTTAAATGGACTGGCCGATTGTTTTCAACAACTGGGACCGGAGCCAAGCCATGCGTGA
- the bioB gene encoding biotin synthase BioB, which translates to MSASTTATLRHDWSLAEVKALFVQPFNDLLFQAQTVHRAHFDANRVQVSTLLSIKTGACPEDCKYCPQSGHYNTGLEKEKLMEVQKVLEEAARAKAIGSTRFCMGAAWKHPSAKDMPYVLEMVKGVKAMGLETCMTLGRLDQDQTVALAEAGLDYYNHNLDTSPEFYGSIITTRTYSERLQTLAYVRDSGMKICSGGILGMGESLDDRANLLIQLANLPEHPESVPINMLVKVAGTPLENADDIDPFDFIRMLAVARILMPKSHVRLSAGREAMNEQMQALAFFAGANSIFYGEKLLTTANPQADKDMQLFSRLGILPEAREEHADEVHQAAIEQALVEQKSSEQFYNAAV; encoded by the coding sequence ATGAGCGCCAGCACCACTGCAACCCTGCGTCATGACTGGTCTTTGGCCGAAGTCAAAGCACTCTTCGTTCAGCCATTCAACGACCTGTTGTTCCAGGCGCAGACGGTGCACCGCGCGCATTTCGACGCCAACCGCGTCCAGGTCTCGACGCTGCTGTCGATCAAAACCGGTGCTTGCCCGGAAGATTGCAAATATTGTCCGCAGTCCGGCCACTACAACACTGGCCTGGAAAAAGAAAAACTGATGGAAGTGCAGAAGGTCCTCGAAGAGGCCGCTCGCGCCAAGGCCATCGGTTCGACCCGTTTCTGCATGGGCGCGGCGTGGAAACACCCGTCGGCCAAAGACATGCCGTACGTGCTGGAGATGGTCAAAGGCGTGAAAGCCATGGGCCTGGAAACCTGCATGACCCTCGGTCGTCTCGATCAGGACCAGACCGTCGCCCTGGCCGAAGCCGGCCTGGATTACTACAACCACAACCTCGACACCTCGCCTGAGTTCTACGGCAGCATCATCACCACCCGTACGTACAGCGAGCGCCTGCAAACCCTGGCTTACGTGCGTGATTCGGGGATGAAGATTTGCTCCGGTGGCATTCTCGGCATGGGCGAGTCCCTCGACGACCGCGCCAACCTGCTGATCCAGCTGGCGAACCTGCCGGAGCATCCAGAGTCTGTGCCGATCAACATGCTGGTGAAAGTCGCCGGTACGCCACTGGAAAATGCTGACGACATCGACCCGTTCGACTTCATCCGCATGCTCGCTGTCGCTCGCATTCTGATGCCGAAATCCCACGTGCGCCTGTCCGCCGGCCGCGAAGCGATGAACGAGCAGATGCAGGCCCTCGCGTTCTTTGCCGGCGCCAACTCGATTTTCTACGGCGAAAAACTGCTGACCACCGCCAACCCGCAGGCGGACAAGGACATGCAACTGTTCTCGCGTCTGGGCATCCTGCCGGAAGCGCGCGAAGAGCACGCCGACGAAGTGCATCAGGCCGCCATCGAACAGGCACTGGTGGAGCAGAAGAGCAGCGAGCAGTTCTATAACGCTGCTGTCTGA
- a CDS encoding ComF family protein yields the protein MRCQPRYEGPVYIWLKNKQTCLLCAEAADDTTPICMACETELPWLGDHCQTCALPLPATGLTCGQCLKQPPAFERVAAPWAYSFPVDTLITRFKHSAKWPFGRLLAELLAQFLQHRFDEDLDRPDALIPVPLAAKRLRQRGFNQAAMLARWLSVSLDIPCDETLLLRIQDTSAQQELNADARKKNLRHAFALTPAASIKGRHFALVDDVLTTGATAQALARLLMEAGAARVDVYCLARTPKPGDGA from the coding sequence ATGCGCTGTCAACCACGATACGAAGGACCGGTTTACATCTGGTTAAAAAACAAACAAACCTGTTTGCTCTGCGCAGAAGCCGCAGACGACACCACGCCAATCTGCATGGCCTGCGAAACCGAGTTGCCCTGGCTGGGCGATCACTGCCAAACCTGCGCCCTGCCCTTACCCGCCACGGGCCTGACGTGCGGCCAATGCTTGAAACAACCGCCAGCGTTTGAGCGAGTTGCCGCCCCCTGGGCTTACAGCTTTCCCGTCGACACTTTGATCACTCGGTTCAAGCACAGCGCAAAGTGGCCGTTTGGCCGCCTGCTCGCCGAACTTCTTGCTCAATTCCTGCAACATCGCTTCGATGAAGATCTGGATCGGCCCGATGCGCTGATACCGGTACCACTGGCCGCCAAACGTCTGCGTCAGCGAGGTTTCAACCAGGCAGCGATGCTCGCCCGCTGGCTCAGCGTCAGCCTCGACATTCCTTGTGATGAAACGCTGTTACTGAGAATCCAGGACACCAGCGCGCAACAAGAGCTGAATGCCGACGCCCGCAAAAAGAATCTGCGCCACGCCTTTGCCCTGACGCCCGCGGCTTCGATCAAGGGCCGCCACTTCGCATTGGTCGACGACGTGCTGACCACCGGCGCCACCGCCCAGGCACTGGCTCGCTTGTTGATGGAGGCGGGCGCCGCGCGAGTCGATGTCTACTGCCTGGCCCGCACCCCAAAACCTGGCGATGGAGCCTGA
- a CDS encoding TOBE domain-containing protein, with amino-acid sequence MSLPPLLSQHIVRRPQRIALLQHIAEQGSITRAAKSAGLSYKAAWDAIDELNNLAQKPLVERSVGGKGGGGAKLSSEGERVLRLYQKLQALQAQVLEAAEEASDLDLLGRLMLRTSARNQLHGKVVAIDAQGRNDRIRLELAEGLRIDAQITHDSTLRLELQTGTEVVALIKAGWLELLDINQAATPGNNCLKGMIEEILDAEDGPSEVRIGLPNGQTLCALAESQYLKTLGLADGKPVQVQFAPSNILLGTPL; translated from the coding sequence ATGTCCTTGCCTCCATTGTTGTCCCAGCACATTGTCCGTCGTCCGCAACGCATCGCGTTGTTGCAACACATCGCCGAACAAGGCTCGATCACCCGCGCCGCAAAAAGCGCGGGCCTGAGTTACAAGGCGGCGTGGGATGCCATCGACGAGCTGAACAACCTCGCGCAGAAACCGCTGGTGGAGCGCAGCGTCGGCGGCAAGGGCGGTGGCGGCGCCAAATTGTCCAGCGAAGGCGAACGCGTGTTACGCCTGTATCAAAAGCTGCAAGCCTTGCAGGCTCAGGTGCTGGAAGCCGCCGAAGAGGCCAGTGACCTGGACCTGCTCGGTCGCCTGATGCTCAGAACCAGCGCGCGCAATCAACTGCACGGCAAGGTCGTGGCGATCGATGCACAGGGACGCAACGACCGCATCCGTCTTGAACTGGCTGAAGGCTTGCGTATCGATGCGCAGATCACTCACGACAGCACTCTGCGCCTGGAACTGCAAACCGGCACCGAAGTGGTGGCACTGATCAAGGCCGGTTGGCTGGAACTGCTGGACATCAATCAAGCCGCGACGCCCGGCAACAATTGCCTGAAGGGCATGATCGAAGAAATCCTCGACGCCGAAGACGGTCCCAGCGAAGTGCGCATCGGCCTGCCCAATGGCCAGACACTTTGCGCCCTGGCCGAGTCGCAGTACCTGAAAACCCTCGGGCTTGCTGACGGTAAACCGGTGCAGGTGCAGTTCGCGCCATCCAACATCCTGCTCGGCACACCGCTGTAA
- a CDS encoding PhoX family protein gives MSLLEDNQPTDLEKMVGLSRRGFISAGALCGAAMFLGGNLLSRSVLAASVSAGSSKLLGFDSIAAATTDAITLPPGYKSSVLISWGQPLQNNGPAFDPSGNGTAEAQEVQFGDNNDGMSLFEFPGEKDRALMAINNEYTNYRYLYPHGGMPQSAEDVRKALACEGVSVIEVQRKNGQWQFVQGSRYNRRIHGNAPIKLSGPAAGHKLMKTSADKHGKKVLGTFQNCANGKTPWGTYLTCEENFTDCFGSSNAEQKFDAAQKRYGAVVASKDINWHQHDPRFDLAKNPNELNRHGWVVEIDPFDPQSTPVKRTALGRFKHENAALAETNDGRAVVYMGDDERGEFIYKFVSRDKINHKNPKANRDLLDHGTLYVARFDAGDGNADHPKGQGQWIELTHGKNGIDANSGFADQAEVLIHARLAASAVNATRMDRPEWIVVSPKDGQVYCTLTNNAKRGEEGQPVGGPNPREKNVYGQILRWRTDRDDHGSKSFAWDLFVVAGNPGVHAGTPKGGSSNITPQNMFNSPDGLGFDEAGRLWILTDGDSSNAGDFAGMGNNQMLCADPVTGEIRRFMVGPVGCEVTGISFSPDQKTLFVGIQHPGENGGSTFPEHLPNGKPRSSVMAISREDGGIVGA, from the coding sequence GTGAGCCTATTAGAAGACAACCAACCCACCGACCTCGAAAAGATGGTTGGCCTCAGCCGTCGAGGCTTCATCAGCGCTGGTGCCCTCTGCGGTGCAGCGATGTTTCTCGGTGGCAATTTGCTGAGTCGCAGTGTGCTGGCCGCCAGCGTCAGCGCCGGCTCCAGCAAACTGTTGGGTTTTGACAGCATCGCCGCCGCCACGACCGACGCCATCACCCTGCCGCCGGGCTACAAGTCCTCGGTGCTGATCAGCTGGGGCCAGCCACTGCAAAACAATGGCCCGGCGTTCGACCCGAGCGGTAACGGCACCGCCGAGGCGCAGGAAGTCCAGTTCGGCGATAACAACGACGGCATGAGCCTGTTCGAATTCCCCGGTGAAAAAGACCGGGCGCTGATGGCAATCAACAACGAATACACCAACTACCGCTACCTCTACCCCCACGGCGGCATGCCGCAATCGGCCGAAGACGTGCGCAAGGCCCTGGCCTGCGAAGGCGTCTCGGTAATTGAAGTGCAGCGCAAGAACGGCCAGTGGCAGTTCGTCCAGGGCTCGCGCTACAACCGGCGCATTCACGGTAACGCCCCCATCAAACTGAGCGGCCCTGCAGCGGGTCACAAGCTGATGAAAACCAGCGCCGACAAACACGGCAAGAAAGTCCTCGGCACCTTCCAGAACTGCGCCAACGGCAAGACGCCGTGGGGCACTTATCTGACCTGCGAAGAGAACTTCACCGACTGCTTCGGCAGTAGCAATGCCGAGCAGAAGTTTGATGCCGCGCAGAAACGCTACGGCGCGGTGGTGGCCAGCAAAGATATCAACTGGCATCAACACGATCCGCGCTTTGATCTGGCGAAGAACCCCAACGAACTCAACCGCCACGGTTGGGTGGTGGAAATCGACCCGTTCGATCCGCAGTCGACGCCGGTCAAACGCACCGCGCTGGGCCGCTTCAAACATGAAAACGCCGCACTGGCCGAAACCAATGACGGTCGCGCCGTGGTGTACATGGGCGACGACGAACGTGGCGAGTTCATCTACAAATTCGTCAGCCGCGACAAGATCAACCACAAAAACCCCAAGGCCAACCGCGACCTGCTGGATCACGGCACCTTGTACGTGGCGCGTTTCGATGCGGGCGACGGCAATGCCGATCACCCCAAAGGCCAAGGCCAGTGGATCGAACTGACCCACGGCAAGAACGGCATCGATGCCAACAGCGGTTTTGCTGATCAGGCCGAAGTGCTGATTCATGCACGCCTCGCAGCCAGCGCCGTCAACGCCACGCGCATGGACCGTCCGGAATGGATCGTCGTCAGCCCCAAGGACGGCCAGGTTTATTGCACCCTGACCAACAACGCCAAACGCGGCGAAGAAGGCCAACCGGTGGGCGGGCCGAACCCGCGCGAGAAGAACGTTTACGGGCAGATCCTGCGCTGGCGCACCGACCGCGACGATCACGGCTCGAAAAGTTTTGCCTGGGACCTGTTTGTGGTTGCCGGCAACCCGGGTGTCCACGCCGGTACGCCCAAGGGCGGTTCGTCGAACATCACTCCGCAGAACATGTTCAACAGCCCGGACGGCTTGGGTTTCGACGAGGCAGGGCGTTTGTGGATCCTCACAGATGGCGATTCGAGCAACGCAGGTGACTTCGCGGGCATGGGCAATAACCAGATGCTCTGTGCCGACCCGGTGACCGGTGAGATCCGCCGCTTCATGGTCGGGCCGGTGGGCTGCGAGGTGACGGGGATCAGCTTCTCGCCAGATCAGAAAACCCTGTTTGTCGGGATTCAGCATCCGGGGGAAAACGGTGGGTCGACGTTCCCCGAGCATCTGCCCAACGGCAAGCCACGGTCTTCGGTGATGGCGATTTCCCGCGAGGATGGCGGGATCGTCGGCGCCTGA
- a CDS encoding serine/threonine protein kinase — protein MAHPFATLTPDLVLDAVESIGFLSDARILALNSYENRVYQVGIEDSEPLIAKFYRPQRWTNEAILEEHQFTFELAECDVPVVAPMIHNGASLHEHNGFRFTLFPRRGGRAPEPGNLDQLYRLGQLLGRLHAVGATKPFEHREALGVKNFGHDSLTTLLEGNFVPKSLLPAYESVARDLLKRVEEVYKATPHQNIRMHGDCHPGNMMCRDEMFHIVDLDDCRMGPAVQDIWMMLAGDRQECLGQLSELMDGYNEFHDFDPRELALIEPLRALRLMHYSAWLARRWDDPAFPRSFPWFGTERYWGDQVLALREQLAALNEEPLKLF, from the coding sequence ATGGCCCACCCGTTTGCAACCCTCACCCCCGATCTCGTGCTCGATGCCGTCGAAAGCATCGGCTTTCTCAGTGACGCACGCATTCTGGCGCTCAATAGCTACGAGAACCGCGTCTATCAGGTCGGTATCGAAGACTCCGAGCCGCTGATCGCCAAGTTCTACCGTCCGCAGCGTTGGACCAACGAAGCGATTCTCGAAGAGCACCAATTCACCTTCGAACTCGCCGAGTGCGACGTACCGGTGGTCGCGCCAATGATCCACAACGGTGCCAGCCTGCACGAACACAACGGTTTCCGTTTCACCCTGTTCCCCCGCCGTGGCGGCCGAGCCCCGGAGCCGGGCAATCTCGATCAGTTGTATCGCCTGGGCCAGTTGCTGGGTCGACTGCATGCAGTCGGTGCTACCAAACCGTTCGAACACCGTGAAGCGCTGGGAGTGAAGAACTTCGGTCATGACTCGCTGACGACCCTGCTCGAAGGCAATTTCGTACCCAAAAGTTTGCTGCCGGCCTACGAGTCCGTGGCCCGCGATCTGCTCAAGCGCGTCGAAGAGGTCTACAAGGCCACGCCGCACCAGAACATCCGCATGCATGGCGATTGCCACCCCGGCAACATGATGTGCCGCGACGAGATGTTCCACATCGTCGACCTCGACGACTGCCGCATGGGCCCGGCAGTGCAGGATATCTGGATGATGCTCGCGGGTGATCGTCAGGAATGTCTGGGACAGTTGTCGGAATTGATGGACGGCTACAACGAATTCCACGACTTCGATCCGCGGGAACTGGCGCTGATCGAACCGCTGCGCGCCTTGCGCCTGATGCACTACAGCGCCTGGCTCGCCCGGCGCTGGGATGACCCGGCCTTCCCGCGCAGCTTTCCGTGGTTCGGCACCGAGCGCTATTGGGGCGATCAAGTGCTGGCGCTGCGTGAGCAACTCGCCGCACTCAATGAAGAACCACTGAAGCTGTTCTGA
- the rarD gene encoding EamA family transporter RarD produces MQAANPRRGYILGLSAYIIWGLFPLYFKAIASVPAVEIIIHRVLWSALFGALLLLVWKHPGWWRELRENPRRLAILALSGTLIAANWLTYVWSVNNGRMLEASLGYYINPLVNVLLGMLILGERLRRMQWLAVGLAAVGVAQQVWQVGSLPWVSLVLALTFGFYGLIRKQAPVKALPGLVVETWMLVPIAVAWLLFNPTASSAQAEFWTTSEAWWLVAAGPVTLVPLVCFNAAARHLPYTTLGFLQYLAPTLVLLQAVLLFGEHLSSSTLVAFIFIWAGLAVYSVDAWISLRRRS; encoded by the coding sequence ATGCAAGCCGCCAACCCGCGTCGCGGGTACATCCTGGGCCTGAGTGCCTACATCATTTGGGGCCTGTTCCCGCTCTACTTCAAAGCCATCGCCAGCGTGCCCGCCGTGGAGATCATCATCCACCGAGTGCTGTGGTCCGCGCTGTTTGGCGCTTTGCTGCTGCTCGTCTGGAAGCATCCCGGCTGGTGGCGCGAGCTGCGTGAAAATCCGCGGCGGCTGGCAATCCTGGCCCTGAGCGGCACGTTGATCGCCGCCAACTGGCTGACCTACGTCTGGTCGGTGAACAACGGACGCATGCTCGAAGCCAGCCTCGGTTACTACATCAACCCGCTGGTAAATGTGTTGTTGGGGATGCTGATCCTCGGCGAACGGCTGCGGCGCATGCAATGGCTGGCGGTTGGCCTGGCGGCGGTCGGTGTTGCGCAGCAAGTGTGGCAGGTCGGCAGCCTGCCGTGGGTGTCGCTGGTGCTTGCATTGACCTTCGGCTTCTACGGACTGATCCGCAAGCAGGCACCGGTCAAGGCGCTGCCGGGACTGGTGGTGGAAACCTGGATGCTGGTGCCGATTGCCGTCGCCTGGTTGCTGTTCAATCCGACGGCGAGCAGCGCGCAAGCCGAATTCTGGACCACCTCCGAAGCCTGGTGGCTGGTGGCTGCAGGTCCGGTGACGCTGGTGCCGCTGGTGTGTTTCAACGCCGCCGCCCGGCACTTGCCCTACACCACCCTCGGGTTTCTCCAGTACCTGGCGCCGACGCTGGTGTTGTTGCAAGCCGTTTTGCTGTTTGGCGAGCACTTGTCGTCCAGCACGCTGGTGGCGTTCATCTTTATCTGGGCCGGTCTGGCGGTTTACAGCGTCGACGCGTGGATAAGTCTGCGCCGCCGTAGCTGA
- a CDS encoding glycine cleavage system protein R, translating into MDHLVLTVIAPDKPGQVERIAQCIAEHGGNWLESRMSRMAGQFAGILRVGVPAEAYDELVDALQGLSTQGIRVLIAESGIEQSCTWKPIAMELVGNDRPGIVRDITRLLSEQGVNLEQLVTEVRPAPMSSEPLFHAEAILAVPLTLSLEVLQSRLETLADDLMVELVLRSEP; encoded by the coding sequence ATGGACCATCTCGTACTCACTGTAATCGCTCCAGACAAGCCCGGGCAGGTCGAGCGCATTGCTCAATGCATTGCCGAGCATGGCGGTAACTGGCTGGAGAGCCGCATGTCGCGTATGGCCGGACAGTTCGCCGGGATTCTTCGGGTGGGCGTGCCGGCTGAAGCCTACGATGAACTGGTAGACGCCCTGCAAGGACTGTCGACCCAGGGCATCCGCGTGCTGATCGCCGAAAGTGGCATCGAACAGTCCTGCACCTGGAAGCCGATTGCCATGGAACTGGTGGGCAATGATCGTCCGGGCATTGTGCGAGACATTACGCGTCTGTTGAGTGAGCAGGGGGTGAACCTGGAGCAGTTGGTGACCGAAGTTCGGCCGGCGCCCATGAGCAGCGAGCCGCTGTTCCATGCCGAGGCGATTCTTGCGGTGCCACTGACCTTGTCGCTGGAGGTGCTGCAATCGCGCCTGGAAACCCTGGCAGACGATCTGATGGTCGAATTGGTACTGCGCAGCGAACCCTGA